In Streptomyces sp. NBC_00483, a single window of DNA contains:
- the crcB gene encoding fluoride efflux transporter CrcB: MRSDETGLSTAEPTDPDIDLAGTGQRQELRRSHDGVLLVIALGGALGAVARFEAAQAWPTVGNGFPFTTLAVNVIGCLVIGIFLVAVTEIFSARPLLRPFFGTGVLGGFTTFSTYCVDIERLVTGGRPGIALTYLAATAAAAVAAVTVGAWSTRRILAKWSES, from the coding sequence ATGCGTTCGGACGAGACTGGGCTGTCGACAGCGGAGCCCACCGACCCCGATATCGATCTGGCCGGGACGGGGCAGCGCCAGGAGCTGCGGCGTTCGCATGACGGTGTCTTGCTGGTGATCGCTCTGGGCGGGGCGCTGGGTGCTGTCGCTCGCTTCGAGGCCGCCCAGGCGTGGCCGACCGTCGGCAACGGCTTCCCCTTCACCACCTTGGCGGTGAACGTCATCGGCTGCCTGGTGATCGGGATCTTCCTCGTCGCGGTCACCGAGATCTTCTCCGCCCGCCCGCTGCTCCGCCCGTTCTTCGGCACCGGGGTACTCGGCGGCTTCACGACCTTCTCCACCTACTGCGTGGACATCGAGCGTCTCGTCACCGGCGGCCGGCCGGGCATCGCACTCACCTACCTGGCGGCAACCGCCGCGGCAGCGGTGGCCGCGGTGACCGTGGGCGCGTGGAGCACGCGCCGGATCCTGGCGAAGTGGAGCGAATCATGA
- a CDS encoding DUF190 domain-containing protein, translating to MSWSTQAALRLTVLVDDTDLWHHKPVCSEIVHRAHAAGLMGASIFHGMEGFGSRQVVHTTRLLSMADDLPVAVVIVDTEERVQAFLPQLEEMNIEGLITLEPVQVVRFDSAQVKSP from the coding sequence ATGAGCTGGAGCACGCAGGCGGCACTGCGGCTGACCGTCCTGGTCGATGACACCGACCTGTGGCACCACAAACCTGTGTGCAGCGAGATCGTCCACCGGGCCCACGCCGCTGGACTGATGGGCGCCTCGATCTTCCACGGCATGGAGGGCTTCGGCAGCCGACAGGTTGTCCACACCACCCGGCTGCTGTCGATGGCCGACGACCTCCCCGTGGCCGTGGTGATCGTCGATACCGAAGAACGCGTCCAAGCCTTCCTCCCGCAGCTGGAAGAGATGAACATCGAGGGCCTGATCACCCTGGAACCCGTCCAGGTCGTCCGCTTCGACAGCGCACAGGTGAAGAGCCCGTGA
- the crcB gene encoding fluoride efflux transporter CrcB, giving the protein MSDLLLVALGGAVGAPLRYLTDRAVQARHDTVFPWGTFTVNVVGSLILGTLTGAALSGTAGHTVQLLLGTGLCGALTTYSTFSYETLRLAEGGARFFAAANAVVTIVAGLGAVFVGSALAQALFA; this is encoded by the coding sequence GTGAGTGATCTTCTGCTGGTCGCTCTCGGCGGCGCGGTCGGCGCCCCGCTGCGCTATCTCACCGACAGGGCCGTCCAGGCCCGCCACGACACCGTCTTCCCCTGGGGCACGTTCACCGTCAACGTCGTCGGCTCCCTGATCCTGGGCACCCTCACCGGCGCCGCCCTCTCCGGAACCGCCGGACACACCGTGCAGCTGCTACTGGGCACCGGGCTCTGCGGAGCACTGACCACCTACTCGACGTTCTCCTACGAGACACTGCGCCTGGCCGAGGGTGGGGCACGGTTCTTCGCCGCGGCCAATGCCGTCGTCACCATCGTGGCCGGACTCGGCGCCGTCTTCGTCGGCTCTGCCCTCGCCCAGGCACTGTTCGCATGA
- a CDS encoding DUF4232 domain-containing protein: MVISRATIAVTAAVAFAAAGTGTALASDATSSATRATQECQPGTLKATTTQLGTEQAGMNHAGTFLKLTNTGNVTCVISGYAGLALEGSGHTALTTQTEHSDTYFAADPGRHDVTLQAGDSAYADLVWTHTGADTAAARYLQISPTGGNSHSTVAFKQDVDNGDLSVTAWSDAPPTI; encoded by the coding sequence ATGGTCATCTCGCGCGCCACCATCGCCGTCACCGCCGCGGTCGCTTTCGCTGCCGCGGGAACGGGGACGGCTCTCGCATCTGACGCCACATCGTCTGCGACGCGAGCCACGCAGGAATGCCAGCCGGGCACTCTGAAGGCGACCACGACGCAGCTCGGGACCGAACAGGCGGGCATGAACCATGCCGGGACGTTCCTGAAGCTCACCAACACCGGGAACGTCACTTGCGTGATTTCCGGCTACGCGGGCCTCGCCCTGGAAGGCAGCGGCCACACCGCGCTGACGACGCAGACCGAACACAGCGACACCTACTTCGCCGCGGACCCCGGGCGGCATGATGTCACCCTGCAGGCTGGCGACTCGGCCTACGCCGACCTCGTGTGGACGCATACCGGAGCTGATACTGCAGCCGCCCGCTACCTGCAGATATCGCCTACGGGCGGCAATTCGCACAGCACCGTGGCCTTCAAGCAAGACGTGGACAACGGCGATCTGTCAGTCACGGCGTGGAGCGACGCTCCGCCCACCATCTGA
- a CDS encoding NucA/NucB deoxyribonuclease domain-containing protein — protein sequence MTRENYRLYSKWDATADGQYKNNRNTTARECKKLPPPNADEQCDEFPFAATWEGSGAGNGNYSLKYVPGTDNSKAGAALAAFYKAQRVLHTDAFQVRIT from the coding sequence TTGACCAGGGAGAACTACCGGCTGTACTCGAAGTGGGACGCCACGGCGGACGGCCAGTACAAGAACAACCGCAACACCACGGCCCGTGAATGCAAGAAGCTGCCACCGCCCAACGCGGACGAACAGTGCGACGAATTCCCCTTCGCCGCAACCTGGGAAGGAAGCGGTGCGGGAAACGGCAACTACTCCTTGAAGTACGTGCCGGGTACTGACAACTCCAAGGCCGGAGCAGCCCTGGCAGCGTTCTACAAGGCGCAGAGAGTCCTGCACACCGACGCGTTCCAGGTTCGCATCACCTGA
- a CDS encoding GrpB family protein, with product MGDQTELIGGQEKREIRVVAYDPAWPVAFERERRRIVDAVGPVARRVDHVGSTAVPGLVAKPIIDIDLSVPDADDEDAYLLALERAGYVLRVRQPGHRMVRTPDLGVQVHICTAGSEWERRHLLFRDWLRRDAADRAAYARHKQHLAEQDWPDMNAYAAAKGPLIAEISERAEAWAGASGWTPGI from the coding sequence ATGGGCGATCAGACTGAGTTGATAGGCGGCCAGGAAAAGCGCGAGATCCGGGTTGTCGCCTACGACCCGGCATGGCCGGTCGCGTTCGAGCGGGAACGGCGACGCATCGTCGACGCGGTGGGCCCGGTGGCCCGGCGGGTCGACCACGTCGGTTCGACGGCCGTGCCCGGGCTGGTCGCCAAGCCCATCATCGACATCGACCTGAGCGTGCCGGACGCCGATGACGAGGACGCCTATCTCCTGGCCTTGGAGAGGGCCGGATACGTCCTGCGCGTGCGCCAGCCCGGCCACCGCATGGTGCGCACCCCCGACCTGGGCGTCCAGGTACACATCTGCACGGCCGGAAGCGAGTGGGAGCGCCGTCACCTGCTGTTCCGCGACTGGCTGCGCAGGGATGCCGCCGACCGTGCGGCCTACGCCCGGCACAAGCAGCACCTGGCCGAGCAGGACTGGCCCGACATGAACGCCTACGCGGCGGCCAAGGGCCCGCTGATCGCCGAGATCAGCGAGCGGGCCGAAGCCTGGGCGGGAGCCTCAGGCTGGACGCCCGGCATCTGA
- a CDS encoding relaxase/mobilization nuclease domain-containing protein — protein MIAKITGGKSTAGLIRYLYDTKKATDHHDPHLVASWDGFAPDPGRTPDDPDAARRQLVADLDLHVKQAERLGRAPERHMWHCSIRAATTDRHLTDDEWADIARRVVAATGIAPAGDPDGCRWVAVRHADDHIHIAATTIRADLRPARHWNDYLTADRELAKVEKEYGLFQVVRGDRTAARRSTRAEQEKAKRAGQPSTTRERLRTTVRTAVAAARGTEEFLDLLAHTDGVQVDVKHFPSGDIRGYTVTLTSDTNQAGEPIRFSGSELAPDLSFPKIKKRLDDLASHADGQTAARRTDPWHQATAATERIPHHLDSNADDEAAQAHINALGEALDTLPLIAPAPLRAQLHRASREFERAARSRIRADHQHARALRSAVRAILREPSPKDGAVLAMFLDVALLAVIAAARWHQLRHHDQQAAAAQRTQLDLQAAYDEAATAPLAALAQQRPPRPTVERHIRLVHHVVPEYAEKIVEDAAFDALTATFTQAEKAGHNPEEVLRSAVGRRPLADADRPARVLTWRIQRLAARQAPSARALAAQARSDHRAHVAPSPQVQPASVSPLPRPSRAR, from the coding sequence GTGATCGCGAAGATCACGGGCGGCAAGAGCACCGCCGGCCTCATCCGCTACCTGTACGACACCAAGAAGGCCACCGACCACCACGACCCGCACTTGGTCGCCTCCTGGGATGGTTTCGCCCCTGACCCAGGCCGCACCCCCGATGACCCCGACGCCGCCCGCAGGCAGCTCGTCGCGGACCTCGACCTGCACGTCAAACAGGCCGAACGCCTCGGCCGCGCGCCCGAACGCCACATGTGGCACTGCTCGATCCGCGCCGCCACAACCGACCGCCACCTCACCGACGACGAATGGGCCGACATCGCCCGCCGCGTCGTCGCCGCCACCGGCATCGCCCCCGCCGGTGATCCGGACGGCTGCCGCTGGGTCGCCGTGCGCCACGCCGACGACCACATCCACATCGCCGCCACCACGATCCGCGCCGACCTGCGCCCGGCCCGGCACTGGAACGACTACCTCACCGCCGACCGCGAACTCGCCAAGGTCGAAAAGGAGTACGGCCTGTTCCAGGTGGTGCGCGGTGACCGCACGGCCGCCAGGCGATCCACCCGCGCCGAACAGGAGAAGGCCAAGCGCGCAGGGCAGCCCAGCACTACTCGCGAGCGCCTGCGCACCACGGTTCGTACCGCCGTGGCCGCCGCCCGCGGAACTGAGGAGTTTCTCGACCTGCTCGCTCACACCGACGGTGTCCAGGTCGACGTGAAGCACTTCCCCTCCGGCGACATCCGGGGTTACACGGTCACTCTCACCAGCGACACCAACCAGGCCGGCGAGCCGATCCGGTTCTCCGGCTCCGAACTCGCACCGGACCTGTCTTTCCCGAAGATCAAAAAGCGACTCGACGACCTTGCCTCGCACGCCGACGGTCAGACGGCCGCGCGTCGCACGGACCCCTGGCACCAGGCAACAGCCGCCACCGAACGCATCCCCCACCACCTCGACAGCAACGCCGATGACGAGGCCGCCCAAGCCCACATCAACGCCCTCGGCGAAGCCCTCGACACCCTGCCCCTCATCGCGCCCGCACCACTGCGGGCCCAACTCCATAGGGCGTCAAGGGAGTTTGAGCGAGCGGCTCGCTCCCGCATCCGGGCCGATCACCAGCATGCTCGCGCCCTGCGCAGTGCGGTCCGCGCGATTCTGCGCGAGCCGTCGCCGAAGGACGGCGCCGTCCTGGCGATGTTCCTCGATGTCGCGCTCCTGGCCGTGATCGCTGCTGCCCGATGGCACCAGCTCCGCCACCACGACCAGCAGGCCGCCGCCGCTCAGCGCACCCAGCTCGACCTCCAGGCCGCCTACGACGAAGCGGCTACTGCACCCCTGGCCGCTCTCGCCCAGCAACGGCCGCCCCGCCCCACCGTCGAACGGCACATCCGCCTGGTCCACCACGTCGTACCCGAGTACGCCGAGAAGATCGTCGAGGACGCCGCCTTCGACGCGCTCACCGCGACCTTCACCCAAGCCGAGAAGGCCGGGCACAACCCCGAGGAGGTCTTGCGCAGCGCCGTCGGCCGACGCCCGCTTGCCGACGCCGACCGACCGGCCCGGGTCCTCACCTGGCGCATCCAACGCCTCGCCGCACGACAAGCACCCAGCGCACGCGCCCTCGCGGCACAGGCCCGCAGCGATCACCGGGCCCACGTGGCACCCAGCCCGCAGGTACAGCCCGCGTCCGTCTCGCCCCTACCCCGACCAAGCCGTGCCCGTTGA
- a CDS encoding plasmid mobilization relaxosome protein MobC: protein MHESHDELRTAQQEMTTGPTGGARYPVGPSKGRSNGGASAPGVAEARGRQGAPTSEKPLVDAELPLPRAADEAAVHRVARRRSRMPVQRTDRVDVRYSADEKAVILAKARSLNIAAAHYVGALVMAHINGDLGFTLPGQRTQLDDYIDELNALREQVAKIGRNVNQIAWRLNSGGYPHPGDSALLAQTDRTLDAVGTAVRHIANAANQAVTTKAAG from the coding sequence ATGCATGAGTCGCACGACGAACTGCGCACCGCCCAGCAGGAGATGACCACCGGGCCCACCGGCGGAGCAAGGTATCCCGTTGGACCGTCCAAGGGCCGGTCCAACGGGGGAGCCTCCGCCCCAGGGGTGGCGGAGGCACGCGGGCGCCAGGGGGCGCCCACTTCGGAGAAGCCTCTCGTCGACGCCGAACTGCCGCTGCCGCGTGCCGCCGACGAAGCCGCCGTGCACCGCGTCGCCCGCCGTCGCAGCCGCATGCCCGTGCAGCGCACAGACCGCGTCGACGTGCGCTACAGCGCCGACGAGAAGGCCGTCATCCTGGCCAAGGCCCGGTCCCTGAACATCGCGGCCGCCCACTACGTCGGCGCCCTCGTCATGGCCCACATCAACGGTGACCTCGGCTTCACTCTCCCCGGCCAGCGCACCCAGCTCGACGACTACATCGACGAGCTCAACGCCCTGCGTGAGCAGGTCGCCAAGATCGGCCGCAACGTCAACCAGATCGCCTGGAGGCTCAACTCCGGCGGGTATCCACACCCTGGGGACAGCGCCCTGCTGGCCCAGACCGATCGCACCCTGGATGCCGTCGGCACGGCGGTCCGCCACATCGCGAACGCCGCGAACCAGGCCGTCACCACGAAGGCGGCCGGGTGA
- a CDS encoding DUF2637 domain-containing protein, with protein MPSRTTPATPTAPAAGTAAIRAGIALLAAFAFALSYDALRQMAVAIHIRGLLTYAFPLVIDGFIGIGVGALLMLRTAPTPSRAYVWTLVGAATITSIWANALHAVRLNEQTHPGDGLRLDDVTVGALSAIAPLALAGAVHLYLVVRRHPTPEVEAEATDVVPDATGAASGLTDVADAPEAPATTEEFTFEYASADRLDIARTAPLGRNERASRRHIETAFRNQGLSIGRQEADQLKGLVQTELDAAAGRPELGAEAA; from the coding sequence TTGCCCTCCCGCACCACCCCGGCCACGCCCACGGCCCCGGCCGCGGGCACCGCAGCGATCCGCGCCGGCATCGCCTTGCTCGCCGCGTTCGCCTTCGCCCTCTCCTACGACGCCCTGCGGCAGATGGCTGTGGCCATCCACATCCGCGGGCTGCTCACGTACGCCTTCCCGCTTGTGATCGACGGGTTCATCGGCATCGGCGTGGGCGCTCTGCTCATGCTGCGCACCGCCCCCACCCCTTCACGCGCCTACGTATGGACCCTCGTCGGCGCCGCCACCATCACCAGCATCTGGGCCAACGCCCTGCACGCTGTACGCCTCAACGAACAGACCCACCCGGGGGACGGCCTCCGGCTCGACGACGTCACCGTCGGAGCGCTCTCGGCCATCGCCCCACTCGCTCTGGCCGGCGCCGTCCACCTCTACCTCGTCGTCCGCCGCCATCCCACGCCCGAAGTGGAAGCCGAGGCCACCGACGTGGTACCAGACGCCACCGGCGCCGCTTCGGGCCTTACCGACGTGGCTGACGCTCCTGAGGCCCCAGCCACGACCGAAGAGTTCACCTTCGAGTACGCCTCCGCAGACCGGCTCGACATCGCCCGCACCGCACCCCTGGGCCGCAACGAACGCGCCTCACGCCGCCACATCGAGACCGCCTTCCGTAACCAGGGCCTCAGCATCGGGCGACAGGAAGCGGACCAGCTGAAGGGCCTCGTCCAGACGGAGCTCGACGCCGCCGCCGGTCGACCAGAACTCGGCGCGGAAGCCGCCTGA
- a CDS encoding DnaB-like helicase N-terminal domain-containing protein, which yields MADNRPNTPSRYEDGPESTLDAAEPPYNVDAERAVLGACMHDSAVIDAVRPVLGDDAFYRPAHETIWRALLAQHREDKPTDPIVLTEVLQQQGDLQRIGGPAHLHQLANALYGIGSAEHHAQIVRAKADLRRLLSFAVHTVQRAREPGADPEALRSEVETEMRSERERALASGQGRLSRFAVDGWCFVRETGADAEPLWGTREQTIWAPGESLMIVGAPGVGKTTLAHQVIFARLGLQETVLEMPVAPSRRVLYLAMDRPKQIAKAMARRVFDTDEKILRDRLVVWQGPLPATLDKEPDLLADLAAAHQADTIVIDSLKDAVSTMVDDSLAVAFHNARMRALRGGVEILELHHQRKATADAPRGQRPALDQVYGSTWLTAGAGSVLFVTGRAGDPAVTLHHLKTPTGEIGPLDVTHDHKRGTTTVDPSRDPAVLLRNAVNGMTVRELAATLTGGAEPERADVEKARRHLTRLVDTGLATRADGIAGGSGGGQQARYYASARHLTAVG from the coding sequence ATGGCCGACAACCGGCCGAACACGCCATCCCGCTACGAGGACGGTCCCGAGTCGACGCTCGACGCGGCCGAGCCGCCTTACAACGTGGACGCCGAGCGCGCGGTGCTCGGCGCCTGCATGCACGACAGCGCCGTCATCGACGCGGTCCGCCCCGTCCTGGGCGACGACGCCTTCTACCGGCCCGCGCACGAAACCATCTGGCGCGCGCTCCTCGCCCAGCACCGCGAGGACAAGCCGACCGACCCGATCGTGCTCACCGAGGTACTCCAGCAGCAGGGCGACCTGCAGCGAATCGGCGGCCCTGCCCACCTGCACCAGCTCGCCAACGCCCTTTATGGCATCGGCAGCGCCGAACACCACGCACAGATCGTCCGCGCGAAGGCCGACCTGCGCCGCCTGCTCTCCTTCGCAGTCCACACCGTGCAGCGCGCCCGGGAACCGGGAGCCGATCCCGAGGCGCTCCGCAGCGAGGTGGAAACCGAGATGCGCTCCGAACGTGAGCGCGCCCTCGCGTCGGGGCAGGGGCGCCTGTCGCGCTTCGCGGTCGACGGCTGGTGCTTCGTGCGCGAGACCGGCGCGGACGCCGAACCCCTGTGGGGCACCCGGGAACAGACCATCTGGGCGCCCGGCGAGAGCCTGATGATCGTCGGCGCACCGGGGGTCGGGAAGACCACCCTGGCCCACCAGGTGATCTTCGCCCGCCTCGGCCTGCAGGAGACGGTCCTGGAAATGCCGGTCGCCCCCAGCAGGCGGGTCCTCTACCTGGCCATGGACCGGCCCAAGCAGATCGCCAAGGCCATGGCACGGCGCGTCTTCGACACCGACGAGAAGATCCTCCGGGACCGGCTCGTCGTCTGGCAGGGTCCGCTGCCCGCCACCCTCGACAAGGAGCCGGACCTCCTCGCTGACCTCGCCGCCGCCCACCAGGCCGACACCATCGTGATCGACAGCCTCAAGGACGCGGTCAGCACCATGGTCGACGACAGCCTCGCCGTCGCCTTCCACAACGCCCGCATGCGCGCCCTGCGAGGCGGCGTCGAGATCCTGGAGCTGCACCACCAGCGCAAGGCCACCGCCGACGCCCCACGCGGCCAACGCCCAGCCCTCGACCAGGTCTACGGCTCCACGTGGCTGACGGCCGGAGCGGGCAGCGTCCTGTTCGTGACCGGCCGGGCCGGCGACCCCGCCGTCACCCTGCACCACCTCAAAACCCCCACCGGGGAGATCGGCCCGCTGGACGTCACCCACGACCACAAGCGCGGCACCACCACCGTCGACCCCAGCCGGGATCCCGCCGTCCTGCTGCGCAACGCCGTGAACGGGATGACCGTCCGCGAGCTGGCGGCCACCCTCACTGGCGGGGCCGAGCCCGAGCGTGCCGACGTGGAGAAGGCACGCCGCCATCTGACCCGCCTCGTCGACACCGGCCTGGCCACTCGCGCCGACGGCATCGCCGGAGGATCCGGGGGCGGCCAGCAGGCCCGCTACTACGCCTCCGCCCGCCACCTCACCGCCGTCGGCTGA
- a CDS encoding helix-turn-helix domain-containing protein, with amino-acid sequence MPEEEAPEDGVLLSGEANVATRIRVEREARGWSTNAVSDHLNEAGFDMNPSAVWRIENGKRRINLDDAIGFAEVFGIDLRNLVGPPQLAAKARAMELIDEVVDAFRATQRANMAFTEARDALDTYLTEHPDIRDEADLMVQSAIAEEAEKTMQKMHGPPSGEHDNDTPGDEA; translated from the coding sequence GTGCCGGAGGAAGAAGCGCCCGAAGACGGCGTCCTGCTCAGCGGCGAGGCGAATGTCGCCACGCGCATCAGGGTGGAGCGCGAGGCGCGCGGCTGGAGCACCAACGCCGTCTCCGACCACCTGAACGAGGCCGGCTTCGACATGAACCCGTCCGCGGTCTGGCGCATCGAGAACGGCAAGCGCCGCATCAACCTCGACGACGCCATCGGCTTCGCCGAGGTCTTCGGCATCGACCTGCGCAACCTCGTGGGGCCGCCACAACTGGCCGCCAAGGCGCGCGCCATGGAACTCATCGACGAGGTGGTGGACGCGTTCCGCGCGACGCAGAGAGCCAACATGGCATTCACCGAGGCGCGCGACGCCCTCGACACCTACCTCACCGAGCACCCCGACATCCGCGACGAAGCCGACCTCATGGTCCAGAGCGCCATCGCGGAGGAGGCCGAAAAGACCATGCAGAAGATGCACGGCCCTCCGTCCGGCGAACACGACAACGACACCCCCGGCGACGAGGCGTAG
- a CDS encoding IS5 family transposase → MLVYPCGLDVSSRSLRFLAARLSEHRRRIGSRWRRLSSGRQALLALAHLRNGTTYAQLATGFRVGTSTVYRYVTEAVDLLAALAPTLTEAVGAASTEAYVLLDGTLLPIDRIAADRPFYSGKHRRHGMNVQVLADPFGQLLWASPALPGAVHDVRAAREHGIIDALDQVQIACWADKGYRGAGGTIRIPHWGRWETLSAGQQAANRSHAKIRALVEQAMAALKTWRLLRKIRCSTTRITSLVRAVLTLHRTNSIAG, encoded by the coding sequence GTGCTTGTCTATCCGTGCGGGCTGGACGTGTCCAGCCGTTCCCTACGCTTCCTTGCCGCCCGGTTGAGTGAGCACCGTCGCCGGATCGGGAGCCGCTGGCGCCGACTGAGCTCTGGCAGGCAGGCACTGCTCGCGCTGGCGCATCTTCGGAACGGGACGACCTATGCCCAACTTGCGACAGGTTTCCGGGTTGGAACGAGCACGGTCTACCGCTACGTGACCGAAGCAGTCGACCTGCTCGCGGCGCTCGCACCGACGCTGACCGAGGCCGTCGGGGCAGCGTCGACCGAGGCGTACGTATTGCTGGACGGAACGCTCCTGCCCATCGACCGTATAGCCGCCGACCGGCCGTTCTACTCCGGCAAGCACCGCAGGCACGGGATGAACGTGCAGGTCCTCGCGGATCCATTCGGCCAGCTGCTGTGGGCGTCACCCGCATTGCCCGGTGCGGTCCACGATGTTCGGGCAGCTCGGGAGCACGGCATCATCGACGCTCTCGACCAGGTGCAGATCGCCTGCTGGGCGGACAAGGGCTACCGCGGCGCCGGCGGCACGATCCGAATCCCGCACTGGGGCCGATGGGAGACACTCTCCGCAGGCCAACAAGCGGCGAACCGGTCCCACGCGAAGATCCGGGCTCTCGTCGAACAGGCCATGGCAGCCCTGAAGACCTGGCGGCTCCTGCGTAAGATCCGCTGTTCGACGACCCGCATCACCAGCCTCGTCCGGGCCGTCCTCACCCTGCACCGCACCAACTCGATCGCAGGTTGA
- a CDS encoding recombinase family protein codes for MAERRGPSGGIQVGIYTRISKDDEAEGLGVVRQEEDCRLHCAARGWEVAKVYEDNDLSAYKRRTVRPEFRKMLEDLKAGRIDGVVAWDIDRFTRQPRELEAWIDEYEDAERRKRHLVFDSVSASDIDLSTENGRFIARIKVTIANKSSADTSRRTKRKHLELATQGKLPGGRAPYGWSREDRRTVVPEEAENLRKAVRDFLGGIRWATIAREWRDKGIRSHSGGFFDDSKIKRMLMNPRVCGYRMHQGELFLDERGEPVVGDWEPVVTPDEWHLLMDKVRQETEGRVVRDYATKYLLSGIARCGRCGTKMRAFPSYRKSKTSSQFRYACPGKNDGGCGGVARSGEPVDRLIRNAVFLSSDKALTDVRTRAPEWTKEEELASLERDMAEFKQAWQEKRMSAARYVALTDDLEKQMAELQRERALHRAEVATFEAGPVDVRERWEDLTIEQQRAAVLKVFRAVVIKPASNGPVFDPADIEPVLR; via the coding sequence ATGGCAGAACGACGGGGGCCCTCCGGTGGCATCCAGGTGGGCATCTACACCCGCATCAGCAAGGACGACGAGGCCGAGGGCCTTGGCGTCGTGCGGCAGGAGGAGGACTGCCGACTGCACTGTGCCGCGCGGGGGTGGGAGGTCGCCAAGGTCTATGAGGACAACGACCTGTCCGCGTACAAGCGCAGGACCGTGCGCCCGGAGTTCCGGAAGATGCTGGAGGACCTCAAGGCCGGGCGGATCGACGGTGTCGTCGCCTGGGACATCGACCGCTTCACACGGCAGCCGCGCGAACTCGAAGCGTGGATCGATGAGTACGAGGACGCCGAGCGCCGCAAGCGTCATCTCGTCTTCGACTCCGTATCGGCGTCGGACATCGACCTGTCCACGGAGAACGGCCGGTTCATCGCGCGGATCAAGGTCACCATCGCCAACAAGTCCTCGGCGGACACCTCGCGACGTACGAAGCGCAAGCACCTCGAACTGGCCACGCAGGGAAAGCTGCCGGGCGGCCGGGCTCCGTACGGATGGAGTCGTGAGGACCGCAGGACCGTGGTGCCGGAGGAAGCCGAGAACCTCCGCAAGGCGGTGAGGGACTTCCTGGGCGGCATCCGCTGGGCGACGATCGCGCGCGAGTGGCGGGACAAGGGAATTCGGTCGCACAGCGGCGGCTTCTTCGACGACTCCAAGATCAAGCGCATGCTGATGAACCCGCGGGTCTGCGGCTACCGCATGCACCAGGGGGAGTTGTTCCTCGATGAGCGCGGCGAGCCCGTTGTCGGCGACTGGGAACCGGTGGTCACGCCGGACGAGTGGCATCTCCTGATGGACAAGGTCCGGCAGGAGACGGAGGGGCGGGTGGTCCGGGATTACGCCACCAAGTACCTGCTCTCCGGCATCGCCCGGTGCGGTCGATGCGGCACGAAGATGCGCGCCTTCCCCTCGTACCGGAAGTCGAAGACGTCGTCGCAGTTCAGGTACGCCTGCCCCGGGAAGAACGACGGGGGATGCGGGGGAGTGGCCAGGTCGGGGGAGCCGGTCGACCGCCTCATCAGGAACGCCGTGTTCCTCAGCTCGGACAAGGCGCTGACGGATGTCCGGACGCGTGCGCCGGAGTGGACCAAGGAGGAGGAACTGGCCTCCCTGGAAAGGGACATGGCGGAGTTCAAGCAGGCATGGCAGGAGAAGCGGATGTCCGCTGCCCGCTACGTCGCCCTCACCGATGACCTTGAGAAGCAGATGGCGGAGCTCCAGAGGGAGCGTGCCCTCCACCGGGCCGAGGTGGCGACCTTTGAGGCCGGGCCCGTCGACGTACGGGAGCGGTGGGAGGACCTGACGATCGAGCAGCAGCGGGCAGCCGTGCTCAAGGTCTTCCGTGCGGTTGTCATCAAGCCGGCGTCCAACGGGCCGGTCTTCGATCCGGCGGACATCGAGCCGGTACTCAGGTGA
- a CDS encoding DUF3151 domain-containing protein, translated as MTTHKNLLGGPDPTYLPENEEAYCLLGEESQSPADVAAKYPTFSLAWAMLADDAFEAGRVVESYAYARTGYHRGLDSLRRAGWKGHGPVPWDHQANRGFLRCLAALARAAGAIEEKDETERCWQFLKDSSEEAYTTLKR; from the coding sequence ATGACGACGCACAAGAACCTGCTGGGTGGACCGGACCCGACGTACCTTCCGGAGAACGAAGAGGCGTACTGCCTCCTGGGCGAGGAGTCCCAGTCGCCGGCCGATGTCGCGGCCAAGTACCCGACCTTCTCGCTCGCCTGGGCCATGCTCGCCGACGACGCCTTCGAGGCGGGGCGTGTGGTCGAGTCGTACGCGTACGCGCGCACCGGTTACCACCGCGGGCTCGACTCGCTGCGCCGGGCGGGGTGGAAGGGGCACGGCCCCGTCCCTTGGGACCACCAGGCAAATCGCGGGTTCCTGCGCTGCCTCGCCGCCCTCGCCCGCGCCGCCGGCGCGATCGAGGAGAAGGACGAGACCGAGCGGTGCTGGCAGTTCCTCAAGGACAGCAGCGAAGAGGCGTACACGACGCTGAAGCGCTGA